The window GGTCGAGTCACGAGCAGTTCTACGTGGGTGATTGGCTATGTAAGTTGCCTCCATTCCCATGCACGAATATGAACTTTTTcattctcatttctttctttcaatctCTCAAAGCTCACCCCCAAATTCATATATAATCATACTGATTTCTCACCCTATATgacattttcttccaatttaAGATTTTGGGTTTGATAAGCAACTCTACAATGTTCTGGAAGTGAACAAGACGAGCTACGACAATTGCATTGACGAAGACTTCATAACGAACATTACTAGGGGTGGTCGAGACGTGTTTAATCTCACTGAGGCAAAGCCATTTTATTTCCTCAGTGGCAGAGGCTATTGCTCTAAGGGAATGAAAGTTGCAGTCTATGTTTATGATTTTGAACCTCCACTTGCAGCCCCACTTCTGGTCTATAATGGTTACCCGAGGATTATCTGCAGTCAGACGATCCAATATGTGCTGCTTGCTGCAGCTTTAGCGTGTTCCACTCTTTTCAAATACATCTGAATTAGATGGATTTCAGAGCACACTATATATATTGCCCTTTTTTATCTAAGTTTTTGCAAGGATGTACATTTATGATTTAACGTAATAAAGACTCAGATAATCCAGTCGTACACATCCAATCACTTGCGGCGCCCCTGGGGGGGGGGCGGCGGCGCTGCTCCTGTACCAAGTTAAATTACAATAAAACCCCTACTAACGTTCCCTATTGGAGGGAGGATGAAGCCAAATCCCTTTATTTTACATGCTCTGATGGATGAGAGAGATTAATCAAGCGAAAGAACAAGTGGATGTGAGAAATTCAGCGACAATTTTATACATTAACAGGAACATAATCTAAGTTCATCCCACCCTAATATCCGCTCATAACTCGATCCATGGCCGCAACAAAACCATAAGTGACTGGATATCAGAGCATGTAGTAAATAAATGCAACCAAACCGACCACAAAACAGACAGCATACAAGAACTGAAGGTAAGACGTAGCTACCAAAAAGGTTCAAGCTACTGCTTGGTCCGACATCTTTCAAAAGCCTAGGCTATATACAGAGACAAGGCGTCCAAAATAGTCATTTTACATATTCAGAGACAGGCCTCAACAAAAGAACATGGAATTGCAGACATTCTCCTGTAATCTGGGCAGTTGCGGGACAGGAACAGCTCCAGCAGATGTCAATCCGCCATGGCTTGAAGACGTCTCAGACATGTCTTCAAATTTCATGAACTGCCCAATCTGGGTGGCTGCCAGGTGTGCATAGCATACTGGAGCAACTGCACAGATTAGGAGCAAAATTTAcagaacaaaagagaaaaaaaaaactgtaaagtattacatttttaatatattaaaaggGTCAGAGGCAGGTTTAAGCAATGAAGTAGAACATTATCCTGCATGAGATAAATTGGTCAAATCTACAAAAATAAGTAAATGCCTCATCAGAATAATCTCTGAATTACCTACAGAAATGGCAGTGGTGCTTCTTTGATACCTGCATTAATACAATTCAATATGACTTTAATAGCAAACCATAGctcaaaacaaattattaaagcAGGCTTCAAGGCCAAATATATACTTACACGTATGATAGAGAATGC is drawn from Juglans regia cultivar Chandler chromosome 5, Walnut 2.0, whole genome shotgun sequence and contains these coding sequences:
- the LOC108986888 gene encoding lamin-like protein; translation: MENSRKIVFCSMLIMMGIVFAESRNTVLHRVGGGRNSWAPNINFTEWSSHEQFYVGDWLYFGFDKQLYNVLEVNKTSYDNCIDEDFITNITRGGRDVFNLTEAKPFYFLSGRGYCSKGMKVAVYVYDFEPPLAAPLLVYNGYPRIICSQTIQYVLLAAALACSTLFKYI